A segment of the Ochotona princeps isolate mOchPri1 chromosome 16, mOchPri1.hap1, whole genome shotgun sequence genome:
AATAGGTGGTCAGTGGGAAGGATTCAGAAGTTAGTGATTATTAGCAGCACTGGGTTGTTGTCAGCATTCCTGGGCCCACTCTAGGGAAAGAGGCTCCAAGAGCTGACAATTGGACCATGGGGCAAAGTGCCTGGGTTTTTTAACTGTTCCCTTTCTCATCCTGGTGACCGCCCCCCTGCAGAACCAACTCCTCCTGCCCAGTCCAGGCCACCAGAATCTGACATCGTCCTCTGACTGCCCCTCTTCCGGGACCCACCCATAGGCAGACACATCAAACAAGGCAACAGATGTGGTCCAGACTCCAGGgagaccccaccccacccctggaaagcagcagagccctCCCACCCAGACGCTTGTCCCACCCAGGGACACACTCCTCCCACCATCCAGGAGTGACGTGTCCCCTCACGCCGGGGAGGGAATCCCGAAAGATATCTGTCTGTGAGCAATGGGTGGGGGGCCCAGAGAATGGGGAACCCCAGCGCCCGGGGCCCTCCCACTGCTGGGCGCGGCGAGGGTGGGTATAAAAGGGTCGGTATATAAACGGAGAGGAGAGGAGCTCTAGAGACTgagagaggggggaagaagaGAGCCggccagaggcagagagagggcggGAGGGAGCCCGGCGCCGGCGAGAAGGGCGGGGCGCCGAGGCCCGAGCCTGGGACGCGACTCCGACCAGGGCTTCTGAGGCGGCTCTCTGGGTAAGTTTCCAGCCCGTTATCGGGGGCATTTCTCCACTTACTTGGGAGTGCTGGGTAGGGTGGGGGGGaaggccacccccaccccatccgtGGCGCCCCTCCTTGTAACTTAGTTGGTGACTGTTTAGCGCTTGGGGTGAAAGCGAGATAGAGGCAGGGGTGGTGCCCTGCAAGGAGTTGTGGGGAGGACCCCGTCAGAGTGCCCCAAGGGAAGGTAGGGGAGAGTCGGCTCTCTTGGGGGAGGACCCTGGAAGTCCACAATTAGCAGGAGGGCACCCCAAGTCTGGGGAGCCTCCAAGGACACTGAGGTTGTGGGAAGCTGCTCCTTCCCGCAGGCCAGTCCCACACACatccccccacatacacacacacactgagatcctGTGGTGGCCAACCGACCCCAGTCTGGCTGCTGGGTGGGGCGGGGGTCTGGTGGACACAGCCCCAGGCTGGGGTTTCCCTGGTGCTGGGCAGGGGATGAGTCACAGATGAGTCACGGGTCCCCCTCCTGCACCCACCCCAAGGGAGGAGTGGGGTGAGCCAAGGATGCCGCCCCTGggggcagctcccagctcctgagaaATCcgtgtgcgggggggggggggggtacatTGGTTTGAATGTTTGTATCCTGACTGGAATGTGCTCAGGGCCCCAGGCTAGGCAGCAGAGAGAGGCCCCATGTGGGGGTCCCACACACGTGCGTCTCCCCAGACGATCCATAGCCATGGCCCTCGCTAAGCTCTAGGGGACCACGGGAGCCGaggccccagccccacctgccatCAGCCATTAGGATCCAGGCACTGGTACCTGTGCCAACTTCCTGAGCCCCAGGTCACCCGTCTCCTGCCCCCCATCCTGTGCCCCCCAGGCTTCTGGTGCAGCCATGTCGCTCCTCCTGCTGGTGGTCTCGGCCCTTCACATCCTCATCCTCATCCTGCTGTTCGTGGCCACCCTGGATAAGGTGAGACCCCCTAGGAAGCTGTGGGTGCGCTGGCCACGCCCCTTCCTCCCTCCGAAGCCCCTGGCACCACCTTCTGTCCAGCGGCCACCCTCTGTCCAACCTGAGGCCCCTTCCCCATTCCTAAGGCAGCCGCACTGTCCCCGGTTCCTCCTGCTTCTCCCCCCCAACCTGGCCTGCTTCTCCCAGCCCCGTCCACTCGCCTTTGCTGACCCTGTCCTTGTCCACCCCAGTCCTGGTGGATCCTCCCGGGCAAGGAGTCGCTCAACCTCTGGTACGACTGCACGTGGAACAACCACACCAACTCATGGGCCTGCAGTACCGTCAGTGACAATGGTGAGGGCTgaggggcaggcagcaggccagGTCCACGGGGAGGGGGACCCCAGGAGGGCGGGAGTCTCAGCGTCTCCATGGTGAGCCCCCTGCGCACCCCGGCCTGGTGATTTGGAAAGGGCACAAGCAGCCCAATATAGGAAAGAGTGAGGAGGAAGTGCCCTGCAGCCTTGGgagctgggggttggggggagggcggggaggcGGCCTTCTGGGTGGATGCGCAGGACCCAGCGttctgattccaggttcccgCAGTGAGGACAGCTCCTAGGTGTGGGTGGCTCTCAGTGGGCAACGGGAGAAAGGAGGACGAAGGGACCAACACTGAGCGAGCAGGTGGCGCTGGGCGACAGCAGCCAGGGTGACGCCTGCctgtccccctcctccccacaggCTGGCTGAAGGCAGTCCAGGGCCTCATGGTGCTGTCCctcatcctctgctgtctctccttcatcCTCTTCATGTTCCAGCTCTACACCATGCGCAGAGGAGAGCTCTTCTACGCCACGGGCCTCTGCCAGCTCTGCACCAGTGAGCACTGCCTGCAGGGCCACGGAGGGCTCCCAGGACCCCAGGAgcggttgggggtggggggactcagggatctggaaggggtggggggcaggggaccTGGGGTTCAGACATGGGGTGTGGGACCAACACAGGCCACAGGATTGTCAGCCAACTGCATCCATCTACCATGGATCAGACTCTTCCAGCAGTTGCGTTTAATTTTTGGATTTCAGGGACCaaaataatacagtttcataCTGGGCTTGCTATAAGAGAGACACTCAAAAATGTCCCATGGATGGAATGGATGGGTATTACTGCTCCATGTTATGGATCAGCGAATGGGATCCCAACAGAGGAAATAAATTGCCGTGGAAACGGCTGCGCTGAAGAAGAGAACTACAACTCCCAGCGGGCAGCGGTGCTGCCCACCAGTCGTGTAGCACTTCTCTGGCTCTGTGGGctgctgggaaatgtagtctttgGCGCACTGCGTGACTCCCGGTTCCTGTTCTCTCCGCAGGCGTGGCAGTGTTTACAGGGGCCCTGATCTACGCCATCCACGTTGAGGAGATCTTGACGAAGCACCCGCGAGGGGGCAGCTTCGGTTATTGCTTCGCCCTTGCTTGGGTGGCCTTCCCCCTCGCGCTGGTCAGCGGCGTCGTCTACATCCACCTGCGGAAGCGGGAGTGAGCCTCGCCCTGCCGCCCGCCTCCCCGCCTCCCCGGCCTCTCTCCTCTGTCCCGCCCCGAAGCAGCCCCTCCtcctacaaaaaataaaatcgtTTAACCAGAGTGTGTGCCTCCAGGTTGTGGGGGCACAGGGCGGCCCCATCAGCGAGCGGGGCCATTCCCAACACCCCATGCTTGCAATGACTGAGGCTGCATAGggaggaaaccaggagctgggcgcTCCATCCTGCTTGCCTCTCAGGgtcagcactggcaggaagctggagccacagCCGGACACAGAACCTGGACGCTTGGATACCAGGCCAAGTGCCACCCACCCAGGCCTGCTTTCCACTTCGACCCCAGTGGGAAGAGcttcctgctttttcttttggAACCCCACCTCCCCTAAAGGCTGTCTCTGGACGCCATAGTAAAATACAAAACAGGAGGCATCCCCCCCCCCCGGGGCTCAGATAGGGGCGTGGGCTGGAGCTGTGTTTGTGTCTGCACAGGGTCCCTGGTCACCCTCACTCCCCGTCATCCGTGGGCCCCAGGCTGGGAATCATGAGCCACCCTCAGGAACCAGGCTGTCCCAGGATCCAgaagcctgcctttccaattcctGTAGCCACTAGGCACATTCACATTTACTAAATATGGATTTATTCCCTTAGGACTGGGGGGGGGATAGAAATGGATGAACCAATAAATACTATTGCACAGGGCGCCTCGTGGTGGGAGATTCAGACGGAGGCAGTTTCTGCAGCAGTGGAGAGGGGCCGGGGCAGGGGAAGGCACCTGAGGCCATGGGGACCTGAGTGCGAGGGAGAGTTGGGGACCACAGCGGACAGAGCCGAGGGGGGTCTCTGGTTCTCTCAGACCCACAGCCTCCGCCCATCGCGAGGTCCCCAAACCCTCAGCTCGGTCATCCTGATGGGGCCTGACCACTGGGCCCACCCGaagagcagcagcggcggcggcggctgcggcggttAATAGAAAAGATCGGGTTTCTTGGAGCAATCCCATCGCTGGCTTCCCAAGGTGGACAGCGCCCAGCAGCTGTCGCTGGCGAGGTGCCGGCCGGCgggggagctgggctgctgctgcccggGGCCCCACCTAAGTGCCCGGGGTGGGCAGGCTGCCTGGAGCCTGCTAAAACGGCAGTGATCACGTAGCCTCGGGAGTTGATGGGCAGCAGCTGCCGCAAGGCTGCCAGACAGCTTCGAGCAGCCCgggcggagcagccgggatgggCCCACACCCTCACCTCCTCCCACCAGCCACGTCTGGGGAGGCAGGGGCGGGGCTGAAAGGAAGCCGAGGTCTGATTGGCTTGTTCATCAGAAAGGGGCGGGGATCACCAGCTGTCGACTGCCTTGATTGGCCGCTTCGTTGAAGCACTTAGCCTAGCCAAGGATAATTGCCTGTCAGTaagtgccagtcccagcagccgTGATTGACGTGCTGGTCGGGGAGGAGGCGGGGCTTAGCGTGCTGCCCGGTGGCCTGGTGGGGCCGGGCAGGGGCGGTGGGGCCGGGCAGGGGCGGTTGCTACTGCTGGGCGTGGTCTGGGGGAGACTCGGAAGTCCCTGCGGCCGACGGCTGGAGCTTGGGGAAGCCCGGGGGAGGGTAGAGCCCGGAGGTGGGGGTCAGGGCTTGCAGGTGGGCCAGGGCTCGGGCTCCGTTGAAGGCCACGTCACAGCCTGACTGGGCCAGCAGCCAGCTCTCCACCTCcagctgcagccacctggaggtCTCTGTGGGTGGGAGAGCAGGTGTGGTGCGGTCAGCCCCGGGTCCCCTCCGGaagggctgggaggggctggcGGGCAAGGGGCCCCGGTTTCAAAGAAGCTCCCGGGGTGGGGAGTGGGACAAGGCCCAGGGGCTCCGGGGTTCTCATCTGGGGGCTCCTGTCGGGAAGGGGGCCGCCTGGAGctcagagagggggagacaggccATCCATGCAGGACCCCATGGA
Coding sequences within it:
- the EMP3 gene encoding epithelial membrane protein 3, coding for MSLLLLVVSALHILILILLFVATLDKSWWILPGKESLNLWYDCTWNNHTNSWACSTVSDNGWLKAVQGLMVLSLILCCLSFILFMFQLYTMRRGELFYATGLCQLCTSVAVFTGALIYAIHVEEILTKHPRGGSFGYCFALAWVAFPLALVSGVVYIHLRKRE